The following nucleotide sequence is from Juglans microcarpa x Juglans regia isolate MS1-56 chromosome 6D, Jm3101_v1.0, whole genome shotgun sequence.
CACACTTTGATAGGAAAAACtatgcatattgaaaagttTATATGAGGGTTTTCCTCAAGTCGTTGGATGAGTGCGTGTGGTATGCAGTTGAGTGAGGATGGACTAAACTTGAAACAACTGTTGATGCTTAGACAAGAGATGAGATCACCAACTGCAATTGGAATAGCAAATGACTTAACACTATTTTCATGGTTGTATCTCcagataaatttaaagaatctCAATGTGTGAGATTGCTAAAGAAACGTGAGATATCTTGGTGGTTACGCATGAGGGGATaaagattgtaaaaaatttaaaattacagtTATTAACCTCAAATTTTGAAGAGATTAAAATGTTggaagaaaaaagttttaatgatttctaTACTAAACTTAACGATATTGTGAATTCAAGGTTTAATGTCGGCAAGAAGGTGGAGGATTCAAGGGTTGTGAGAAAGATTTTAAGGTCCTTGCTTGAAAGATTTCGTCCGAAAGTTACATTTATTGAGGAAAGTAAGGATTTGGATGCTATTAAGGTTGAAGAACTGGTCGGCTCCTTACAAACATATGAGTCATCTCTCCCTCAAACAATAAAAGGTAAGTCTATTGCTTTAAAACCTGTGGAagaaaattgagatgatttttctgATGAAAAAGATCTGAACGATAAGGATATAGATCTCATTGCAAGGAAATTCAAAAAGTTCTTGTTAAACAAGAAAGCTAGTGAAAAGTAAAAACGAGGTAAAGAATTTCCTGCAAAGAAaagttataaagaaaaatagaataaagaaaaatctgagAAAATTACAAGGCACAGTATCTTGAATACTCGGGTTATGGTCACATAAGAATTGAGTGTCCAAACTTTAAAAGAACCAAAGGAAAAGCTCTTAACATCACACTTAGTCATTGTTTTGATTCTGAAATTCCAGTTCATCATCTTAGGATGAAACTTCATTTATAGCCTTTTCTGCTATTGATAGtaaattttttgatattaaTCTAATCAAATCTGAAAGTGATACTGATGATAGTGATTCGGAGATTGCTCTAGTTGTGGCTAATCATGAGCTAAGTTTATGAGAAGTATACAATGATCTATGTTAGGAAGTAGTcaaattgaagaaattaaataaaaagctGTATGAAAAGCTCACAGTTGTGGAAAATAGGAAGAGTAACTTGTCCGAGGCACTAAAGATATCTGAAATTGAAGTATCAAGGTTACATGCTCAATGAGGAGTACatgagaatgagttgaaaaaagattcaagaatgcaaagaaaaaaatgcaactttCAGAAACTTGACGAGATGTTGAGTTTTCAAAAATTTAGTTGTGATTGTATGGGTTTGGGGTACATGACTTCCCAAGGTATGGAACCTAAAGCCTTATCATTCGCTGCCACTTCATCAAAATGtatcatttttgttaaaagaaGTCAAGATGAGGAAGCTCCAAAGAAGGCCGTGTCTAAAACTCATGTTCCAAGAGCCTTACACGATAGATCAATGACAAAGAAACCCAACCAAGGTAAGTACAAAGGTAAGTTATCTCCTACTTGTCATTTTTGTGGTATGCTTGGTCATATAAGACCACACTGCTTTAATTTAAGaaactgccaaaaaaaaaaaaaaaaggaaaatgaaaaattacaagaaaatagaGGAACTTAGAAAACAAGGTTGATAACTTGAGTCATCAAATAATTACCATAAGCATTAAGCTTGGTGAAGTAGCaggattttattttctcaacaaaGGAAAAACTGTGCAAAGTGATATGGATTAGACAAAATGCAAAGCTAAATAGGTGGGCAAAGAATATGTCGTGTgacataaattgatatgaccACTTGCATGTTCTTACACATCATTAGTTTAGGACATGCATTTTACATTCTTTTAATTGTTTGCAtctctttttgtttggtttagtcgagttgccttttttttttttttctgttaggGTTGGTTgagttgtattatatttttatgcttTGTCTCTCAGTTCAAGCTATTTTGTAATTGAGCAAGGTGCAAGCTTCGTGTGTGTGCCAAGTCTTGAGCATTCGGGTTCAATCAACTCCCTAACTTGAAGCATTTTGTTTTGTGCAGTTCACTTTGTGTGTGCTAACATTATAGTTCATCTTGACAAAGTCAAATTATAATTCACTGTGAGAAACTTATTTTCACATtctgtattattatattctataattatttaagCGGTGCTCATGAAAAGGGGAGTATATGCCTTAAATTGACTAATATTAGTTGAACCTAGTACTAAAAGCAAGAGATCTCCATTGCCGGACATAAATGTTTGATCCATATAGAAGAAATTATGTTTATTCATTGCAGAAAAAGACAAACGCCCTACACGGATTTGTCTCTTAAGTCCTTATATGAAAAACGGTTGCTCCAATCATTGCGGAAAAAAATGAGCAACAAAATGGACATATCAAGGGTTGTGCAAACTTTTGTTCAGGAGAGATACTCTTTCAAGTATCTAGGCCCTAGCATAAAGTTTAACTTTTAAGGTGAGAGACAATCCCTTGGGGGTATCtatggaaagaaataaaaaatataacataaaaaaaatgaaaaatacatatatatgattcaTTGAGGTAAGTATTTTCACTCACACACTCATATGAACTTTGATATTGATGAACTTATAAGGTATAAACAAACATTGTGATTGTTGTAAATAAGAGAGTGTATCTTATTTTTGGAAATGTGAGTGACATGATGATTGGACTTGTGATGCACTTAGGCATGTACATTgactcaatttttttcaaaaaaaaaagaaaaataattttcaaaaatattctttctaGGTCAAtcaattttaatcttttatttttatattctttgttTGTTGGGTTGTTTGGTCTATTTTTTCTGGTGCATAGTCTGGAATGTGTGTTTTAGTAGGTCTGTTTTATTTGGTCTAAGAGTTTAAGTCCCAGTGGGACTTTGAGTCAGAGACTTGTGTGCAATACATTAAGTCTATAAGTGACTTAGGCCGCTTAGTTCCCACAATAGGCACCCATTCCCCGATATTCTCACTCACGGCTCTTCACTATTTCTGCCCTAGCCAAACACTGTATTACACATCCCTCATGATTTCAACTTGATTGTGTGTTCAAAATTGAGGAGACCTCATTATTTATACGACTCTCAAACAAGGTAAGTGATCTCTTCGATTAGCTTCTCCCCTACTCTCGTTCTAGTGTTTGGCGCACACTTATTTGGGAAATTGTGgtgtttggtttgatttgtgACTTGAGATTTGAGATTTCTGATGTTAAAGATGTGAATATGTGTATTTTGTGAATGAAGTTTGAATTGTTAATGTACTAAGAAGGATTTTTTGGTGGTTAATGCTTTATATGCTTAGGTTTTCATGCTATGCCCACCAAGTGCTTGATTTTTTGTCTCAaccaaattttttcttttatttgtcaatttttttacatgcattcatgttcattcATCATTTTACTCACATTGCATTGTAGAGTTGAgtttcttcatatttgtggaAGGGTCTTATCAGGAATTTTATTCTCATCTTCCCACACAATATTCAGCATTGATCTGTTTCTGATGACGAGGAGGTTTAAAATTTGTCAGATTAGTGACCAAAAAAGGGGGAGATATTAGAGGagcaaattgattttttttttttttttttggtattgtaAAATTTAGGGGAGTTGAAGTAAATGTGTTGTTGAGGGGGAGTTGAATGAATTTTTGTTGTTATGTTTAATAAAGTATAATATTGAGGGGGAACTAAATTCTAGTTTATTCTAATTCTGGACATAATTTTGATGTTGGAAAAGAACATGGTTAGACTTTGAATTAGATTTTAAATCTTGTAAATTTTGATAGTACTAATCTTAGTCACTGTTCTATGtctgtattttttattcttgattatTTGTTTGGAATTTCTATTCGATTTCTGGGTCTGCTATTTGTACTTTTGACAAGTTTAtattacattcatcaagttggtTTTGTCACCAATCTATCAAATGGGGAGATTGTAGATGCAAGACATTCATCAAGTTAGCTTTGTTATCAATCCACCAAAGGGGGAtattgtagatgtaaaagtttggctaGGACTAAGTGgctagtttgttttcaagactaaaatccaaaactttgaaaatattgaaaacctcttatctcatcattacaacattctcaaattttcacacaaaataaaataaacaattcaacattttcaaatcccaaacaaaaataatattaaaaaatatattctaaccattttttattcaattttttaactttaatctcaactcatctcatcatctcatctcatctctgaaaacaaacgaagttgataagtttggatatgaCTAAAGCCCCATTTGGAACTTGGACTAAATTGAGATGAttctcagttcagtctaattttaaactgagtctaacgtCCAAACATCTAACTTTTAAAtcattaaacttatctcaactcaaaacctctttacacattagacccacaacctttttcaactcaacatctctttacacacgggacccacaacctttttcagtTTCCCATAAATagatctaaactcatcttaggtgagcCCAACAAAACTTACTCTACTATCTTAAcccactactattcataaaaaattcaattcatctcaactcaattcgatatctaaacggggcctaagtaaataaaatgagagagtTTATCCTATCTTTGCTTTTGTAATTTGGATGAATGCAAAACACTTTGACTTTACCTAGAGCTATTTTGATTTTACCTAGAGGTTGTTAGATAATGTTATAGATAAGTCAAGAGTGCATGTATTTGAATTATAAGTAGTCTAGAATTATCCCATGAAGATTTTGAGTGGAAACTACATCTATTGAAAAGGCTGGTGGTTTGTATTCGGAAGTCAtttcaagtcatctcaactcatctcactactatttactactattcatcaactttaactcataaattttactactattcacaacccatctcactactattcacaacacatcccaactcatcttcgaatccaaacgacaccttggTTGTCAATAGACGCGTCGGCAAAGTTTTTCACAGCATAGTCCTTATGTCATCAGAGTTCTATTGCAAATCAAATTTCTACCAGACTCATTCCGTCAGCATAGTCCTACAAGAGATCAAATTCCTatcagattatttatttaagaaattctACTGGTTAGGATCTGTAAAGATTTTGGCTTCAGAGATTTTAGAGAGTCTTTTTGAGTGCTTATATGTGAGATTGACTAATCGAGTTCAGCCGTTGGAGTTCCAGTAGAGAAGCCAATATTTGAATATCATCAGAGGTTTCAGCTACTACTGCAGTAGAGGCAAACATGTCGTTTGTCGGGTCAAGTAAGAGAGTGAATTAgcaaagattttgtaattgagaattacttgtaactgattttcaaataataaaattggtTTTTCTGGGTTTTGCTGCTTCATAGggttttacttttaaagaattctttaaagggtttctcTTTGCAATCAAATTTGGTGTAACACACTTTGTTcgtattatgtatttgattgattatcaaattatttcattattaatcACTAATCAATTTATTGATTAAATTGGTAGAACGTGATAATACAACACATGAGTACTTAATTGGATAATttcacaaataaacaaaacgAAAGTGCAAGGAAACAATAAACACTCAATAACAGTAcgaaattattattcaaatataaatcaataaatgTACAGTGCGTGGTTGCATGCGTCAGAAATTCATTTACAGAGGAATCGGctctatattttaataattactctTTGTATGTGGTTGTCAAACTCACTTCCGCTGCCATGGCAAATggaattaataaattatttatttttccaaaattcttTTTTGGTCCGAAGAAAAGCAAAGATACATAAGGTGCTTGAAATATAAGCAAGCATGGGGCATCTCTGCCTGATTGCCATAGTTTATTTAATCATGTGTAGGTGGTAGTTGACAAACAGAATAAAATTGTCATGGGGAAGCAGTGGTCACTTTGAAGTTCGAACTCTCATTGATGATGGATCTCAAAAGAAACGACTCTAGTTGGGAGCTAGGAAAGAAAAATTgtgaaggggggggggggggggggaggccGTTGACTTGTCGTGGGAGTTAATAGCTGAGTCAGAAACCTTAGCTAGAGTTGACCTTTGTTTATTCTAGATGGTTGCTAGCTTTTAGCCTTCTTCTacaattattcaaataataatattcatggCCTAGTTTTATTTCAGTTCGTGGGTCGAGGATGCTTTGGTTGCATCAACTATCATGGCGTTCCAAGTTACAACATCATTCTGCAATTGCAAAGGTTGAAAGGCATGTCAATCTTTAAGCACTTCAACATACCTATACATGAACATTTCAATTCTTCTGAGAATTACATTTTTGGAAGATTAATCTGCAGTCTGTCCTTCTTTTGAAAGCTACTAGGAGTTGTTGTAGTTGTAAAGTTCACGGAAGTTCATAGGAAAGCTAATGCTTTCATCACCATCGAGTAACATTTTGGAAATGATGATATTGACAGCTTCTGTTGGGTGATATGCATCCCAAAACACATACTTCGATCGATCATCACACAGAACAGATGTGGCTGTGCTTGCATTATTATTGCTCTTGAAGCAAATAAATGGTGGGAAGTTTCCTCCACAGCACGGTTCATCGGCATTCTCAAAACCTATCAATAACccaaaaaaggaggaaaaaagggTGTAAAAATGACCcaattccaaaaaagaaaacaaaatcttatAATAAAGAAGCTCAAGTTTTTAGTCCAACCGTAATGGCGATAACTTAGTATGATCCTCGAGAAAACATCATAGGAGTTTGCATACACAAATACAGATTCTGGTCCCAACTGTCGATTCAATTGATCTAGTGTTGAGTTCAGTCTCTGATTGTAGCCTTGGATCAATGTATTGACCTCAACTGAGCATTTTCCTCTTGGTAGTAAATTCAGCGCACGAACAAATGGTATGCATCCCAGTAGTGCAATCCCAACCACAACGAACTTTCTAGCCCCCAATTCATGTAAACGCTACACATGATAAAGCCaaacataaccaaaaaaaaaaaaaactagtctaATATCCCaacttgaagaagaaatatCACCATGTTCTTCCAATTTATAAGTTCTTACCTTAAGCTGTGTGGTCAAGTTAAAAACCATATAATCTTGGAGCGTAGAGGGAGAAACCTTGTCACCCCCAAGAAAGGGAATGGATGGTTGAACATAATTCAACATATCATTGGACCCAGTCGTTAAAGAGAATATTGCCTTCTTTAGGAATGCCTTTGTACGTTTCTCTCCCATTACATTTACCATGTAATTTCTACTTTGCTCAAAATAGTTCACCTGAGTACTTAACGGAATTCTTCCTATCTATATGTAAAATTAGAGAAGAAATATCAAGTCAGTACTTTACAAACccaaatgattttataataaagGAAATTGGTcctcctaatatatatatatatatatatatatatatatacatacttgcAAAAGGGGGGAATTACTGATCATAGCATTAGGAAATGCAGTATAAGATTCCCAGTGtaagtataatattatatatacttacaaacAGCGATCCTGTTTTGTCTAATATGCCTGAAGCTCCAGAAGCATAATTTATTCCTCTATGAATTGCATCAGCTTGAGTATTTGGTGCTAGGTAAGGTGGGGGAAACGACACAGCTCCAAGGGTTTGACCTGATTTCTCCAGTACAGTATTAAACAAAATCAGTACTAGTACCACCGATCgaaaatgatttgaatatgtAAGTATATATGGTTTATGGGGCACAAATCCACAATCCCAACCCCTTTTTGATGAGGGGGATTGGAGATATAGGGAACCGAACTTGATACCGTCCTTATGGCGAAAGATCATGAGATTATAAATGCAACTAGATTAATGCAAGCCCATTAAAAACCTTGACACTCTTTCTTAGAACAGAAAATGTCATTAAACTGATATTGTGAAAGCTAGCTGGATACATCACACATAGACAGACATATGAGTAGTACTTTTCATGATCACTTGAATGATGACGCGATGACATGCATGTAGCGAAGGTTATATATTGCATTTTCTTGCTGGAGTATGAAACATCAAGGCAtgatttgcatatatatatatataaatatatatatatatatatatatatataatattctccCTTTCTTGCGTTTAATTTTCATCCCCCTGACCTGCATGCTGACCTGGGAATAGGCCGatcatcatcatcttaattttttttaattttttttgagaatataaatttgttttaattgaAACAAGACAATACGTTCAATCAGACTGCAATAcattatttttgtcattatgTTCTGCCTCATGACCTAGCTCGGCAATAATAGTTTCTAAAAGTACAGCTTTAATTAGCATTAATTTCTCATCATAATATTTCACCAAAACTATACGTCATAGATCATCGATCATAAATACATGGTacaacattttaattaaaagtatagAATCAATAGAACAAAGGTCACTTTACTATGTATAAGGTTATATATTATCGGTCACCGTGAGaaacattttaatttgttattatatataagtactatatatagctCTGGCAAGAACAATATAGTACTAGTCTTCcagttgggattttttttttttttttacttcgtgaataaataagtattttttaatgatattatgaatttttttattttctacaaatatttaaaaatgttaaaagaatatatgtaaaaaaagagcaagaaaaaaaaaaaacatataaaatacaCTAGCAGAGCCCCAGTGGTGCTCTAGTGTTACTCCTCTTGCAATATTATGTCTTCCTTAACCTAGGGATTTATTAAATTAGCctagtatatataatttcaaacaTTTAAAGTGTAGCATTACCTATAATGTCGGGTATGGTACGACCATTGGTGAATCTTCCGGTGGGCCGCCCACCGGAAGGCTTGAAGTCGATGCCATAAGGTGGCGAATTTGCCTTTGAGAGGGTGAAAAGGTAGTCATTGTTCCCAGCATCCACGAGGGAGTCCCCAAACACGAATGAAGTAAAAGAAAGACTAGGCAAAACATGAAAGGAAGTAAGAACAAAGCTAGTGAATATGAAACGCTTTGAAAACCTAAAGATATCCATTGTTTTGGAAGCCCCATGATTGTAGTAGTCTTTACACAGTTAAATAAAATCGGATGGATGGCTGAGATCGAGGACGTAAGAATTATGACATAGTACTGCATGTTGAGATCAGAAGCACAATCCGCATGGCCCTGTCAAAGCAGGTAAGAACGAGTCTCCCTGGGAGACTTGGTCTATAACGTTAACAGATGACACATGATCTTcacaacgtacgtacgtatgttTAATGTCTGGAATTGATGATCATCTTCATGCATGGACATGCAATTCGTGGAATGACTAAAATGCCCATGAATAATCTCCATCATTTACTAGCTAGGTGGGTTCCTAGCTACCAGCAAGACGTggtaagcaaaaaaaaaaaaaaaaaaaaaaaaaaaaaaaaaaaaaaaaaaaaaaaaaaaaaaaggtatgttACGTCTGCTGGTGAACAAGGggaataaataatatataggcCGGTGCCGATCGAACTTGATAATTACCATGTGCTTGGATTGTCAATTTCATAGGACAAAGTTTGCGTCTGGGCATCATCATGTGCAGATTTACAGGGCCCCAGTAGATGTTATAGACTGCATGTCTCATATTTCTGGATGATTTATACAATTGGTCAGGTTATGGTTAGAAAAAGTAAAGACAAGGGAACAGAAATGATTGCCAAAATGAACAAAGGATGATTATTAGCAACTACCGTATTAATTATCGagtttattttgtgtaagaggGGAACTAAGAGGATACTCACCATCATGTCACGACATCGTTAAAATGTCATCATGTGGCACTGCCACATCATGACATTAACACATTAACACATTTAGCAGAATCatagtacgtacgtagtacgCAGTTAAGATTTCCGAGCATGAAATCCATCGCTTATTATAAGTAATTTATATACAGATGATCAAGATTTTCTTTAAgttattatttgatttattatgaCTAAGAGGTTAATAAccggaaggaaaaaaaaaactaatcctCGGCATAATGTCAAATTGTTGGCATgaaattacaaattattttaaaaatttaaactgataaaaagaaaatttacttGTTATATATCTGTCTTAACCGTACTTGGAATACTAACCGatcaaaaaatctatatatatattatatcttccTGTCGACAAATTAGCTgggtcttatatatatatatatatatatatatatatatatatatcaatgaataATGGGCCGGGGTCCGAACAAGTACTTgttatgatttatatataatttatgagaaatgacAGTAGCAGTCGTAAGTGTGTAAGTACCgtgcaattattttgaaaaaaatgaatatatacgagacccacatgaaaaaaaattaattttttaatagtgaactccactatttttcaaagtaaCTGCACGGCGCTTATATATTGCACGATTGCATGTAGCAATATTactcataatattatatatatatatatataggtcataGGTGTTTAATATCACGATCTTTATAAAGTTAATTCccatcatgcatgcatagaaTTAAGCATGTCCGACCCCTACGCTTGGACGTTGGCCCTAAAAGCATTTCAGATAAGATCAGTATGGGCGCCGGATATGATGCAATATCGATGATTCTtaacattaacaatattttaggaCGGTGGCCGCATGCATGGCGAAGGGTACCGCGTTGCTggctatctatctatctatggAGATGGAAGTCATGTGACTAATTAAGACGGCCTACAATAAGTACTAGCTAGGGGTATCGACATTTATTTCGTttcaagtaaaagaaaaaagattaattaCATATTCAGTCCCCAacttgtactatttttttttttaaaaaaaaaacactattcCTGTGGCTAGATCATGAGTTACAACACTCATCATCAGAGGGTTAATTTGCTCGAGCCACCTCGATCGCTAATTAGGTGCGGTTAAGATGAGGGTGCTTCTAGAATCAATTCCTTTTGTGGTGGTTCCCCACCCATGACAATGGTTGGACGAATTAGAACCGCTACTCTCCAGTCAATTCTGGAGTGGTGCAAGGGAGACATGATCTTCTGCCATCCCTCCCTAGTCGAGAATgggcaattt
It contains:
- the LOC121235502 gene encoding GDSL esterase/lipase At5g41890, which encodes MDIFRFSKRFIFTSFVLTSFHVLPSLSFTSFVFGDSLVDAGNNDYLFTLSKANSPPYGIDFKPSGGRPTGRFTNGRTIPDIIGQTLGAVSFPPPYLAPNTQADAIHRGINYASGASGILDKTGSLFIGRIPLSTQVNYFEQSRNYMVNVMGEKRTKAFLKKAIFSLTTGSNDMLNYVQPSIPFLGGDKVSPSTLQDYMVFNLTTQLKRLHELGARKFVVVGIALLGCIPFVRALNLLPRGKCSVEVNTLIQGYNQRLNSTLDQLNRQLGPESVFVYANSYDVFSRIILSYRHYGFENADEPCCGGNFPPFICFKSNNNASTATSVLCDDRSKYVFWDAYHPTEAVNIIISKMLLDGDESISFPMNFRELYNYNNS